The segment GTTCATTTTCATCCCATTTTCAGAGCTTATAGTAAAAATATGAGAGAAAGGGAATGCACTGCGGCTTGTCATGTTTTATATAGGCTATAGATTACTTAAACTTGtgtaaaaaaaacctataaaagCACTGTGAATTAATGTCTCCAAATAATcaaacaaaagaagaagttaAAGATGTTTTCCTCATTTTAAGCTTTtccaacaaatttttgaatgtttagtTAAAGTAACACCTGTTCTACTAAAGGATATTTGTCTCCGCAAACATAAGAATTTCCAAAAGTTTGCAAATGTGACGTCAGAATGCAATCAAAATCTGCTTGAATCAGAAGATTTCTAAGTAGTTCCGCTTTAACAAGTGATGGAAATGACTGTTTCATTAAACTCCGAACGTGATACAGCATCTTGTTGACTCGTGAGTCCAACCTAATATCGTCCACTAGATTATcctgaaaaaagttgaaaaatctaaaccAATTAGCACAAaatgaacacaaaaaaaaagaatctttgaGTTTTAGAATTAAGCCAAAGATTGTTAAcaagaacaacaaaaatttgAGAGTCTTTGTATTAGACAACGTTTTTGTTAATATATCCTAAGagtaattattaaatttcatgCAACTTGAAAAATCTCGAAATCCACATATAGGCCTACTTTGAGACTCATTTTCTGGAAGTCAAATTTAAATCACCTTTAGCCCACCTTAATTCAAACCACTTATAGACCCAAACTTCATCAATAAGAGCCATACCCCGGTAAAGATAGGTATCTCTTCTGATCTAAATTGGCACGGAATTGCGAAATtgattgtaaaaagaaaaacgatgCTATCTAAATACTGAAATCTCTAAAGACATATCATGTTACAAAGGATAaactaaaattagttttttttttttttttattacatattcaTCCACCGACCATTAGAATACGCATTTCCTGTTTGGCAATTCactctgaaaaaaggaaaaagtgataaaaatcGAACAgcttcagatggataattacaAATCATCTATGTAGGTTCCCTGTTTccttgctctttttatttaaaaacattaaaacatgaCCCCCTTTTTGTTTATCATGAGAAACTGTCCCTGAAGTTTGGCTCAGccctcttcctccatcccatcTATGTAAATCTCCTCTTGCCTCCCTTTGTCCCTCTTAGATCCTGATTCCCCATAGAATTGGCTGTAAGAGTTTCAAAACTGagtttcaaaatcatttttactataaatgatttgattttatcttaaaacctcaatttaaaacaagatgatattttcaaaagtaaacTAGCAGTGTCAAAACAAATCGCACAAGACGTTGCTTCCCCAGATTTACTTCCTTCAATTTACAAGTAGAAGCATGAATTTtcttctcacaaaaaaaaaatacatagaagCAACAGTATTGGAAATAAAATAACCAATGTGTTCCACTAATCTCAGGATTGGCACTCACCTAGCTAATTTGggtagataataaaaaaaaacgcaaaacaaATTCTTCCTTTCAATGTAATAGTAGACCAtcacaaatacataaaatgtCTTATGCTATCCACAGTGGAGATTTCGGAGCTCCTTAAAGAAATGTAGgattttatgctaaattattgaattttatcTAAATTCAAGCTGAAACTGCAGCTTGAGTCTTCTAATATAGTTTTGACGACAATAATTACTTTTGCCCTGTTGAATCTGTTTATACAATACATCATTGACTACTGTAATATCAATTTTACAAATATCGTACTAAAAGTTTACTAATACCAATACTAAATTTTACTAACACAAACACTATAAGTTTTATAAGAAGAGGGAAAGACATAACAAGTGGATCTTGACTACATCCTTAATATGTCAGACGAAAAAAATTTCCGAAAATATAGATACATTTGTCAGAGGTAGTAAATTAATGTCCTGATTGTACATAAACTGTTCCGTACATGTAAAGATAGCCTCAAAATATAGCAACTAATGATTTGGGTAGAAGCCCAAATTCTGGCTGTTTAGTTGCAACAAATCTTGCCTTTCTAAATTAACTCTTATGCAGCATGTTTCAAAATGGCAGCAAAGGAAGAAGCAGCTAATAGAAAAGTCGAAAGGCTTTAATGTTATTTAAACAACTAGTCATCGAAAAAGGTTTTATGATTGGATCTTCATATTCACACGTTTTGAATTTCTATCATCTCtgatgttgttttttattccaaaacagCAGGTTAGAGCTGTAAACCCAAAATCGGAGCAAAGATGTAATGGCTTGATCTAAAAGCACTAGGATGCAAcagtatttaaaatcaacaaaatcatGGACTTTTTGAGTCTGGACAAAGTTCAGACTCAAATTGCATCCAGAGCCACCCAATTCCTACCCATGGTGGAAATATCAATTCCAACTgcaagtatagatctgaatctACAATGTACTTGCCATTTCAGTGCTCCAACATCTCTGCGAATTATCTGCAGCATCTGCGAATGCTGACCACCAGAGATGCTGACTGAAAAACCCCTTGACCGCCAGCCTCctccaaatttgaaaaagcaacAAAGAGTGCAATGGTAGCCTTGGATCACACATATCCGAGCTTATGTCAAGCCAAACAACGTATTTGAGTAAATTAATCAACAATGGAACAATACAGTACTGTCCCAAAATTACAATTGGTCCTGGAAGAATCAATGGTACTATAGTTGCTTTTAGCTCCTACCCTAACCCAAGTACTATACTTAAATAATACACAGATTAGCAACCAAAATTTTATTAGTCTTCACATAAACTGGGTTTCATTCTCTCAGTTTGATCGGACAAAATGGTATGTCCCTTGAAATAGCAGCAGAAGCAGCCATTATCTACTTAGACATTGTTCAACCATCTACATTTCTCTTTGATGTCCAAACTTTACTAAATGGACTTCATTTTTGTCAATCCTAAATACAGGTTGAATTCCATAGAACAATTAAGACTTAAAAATGTCTGACATTATGAGTATATTAATGACTCTTCCACTTTTCTTATTCCTAAATTTGTGCCACTGGGTACTTTTAAGTATCTGATGGCTCGCTACTCTTTTACATCACTCCATTGTATGTTTTTAGATGGCTGTTGAACATTCTTTTCAACAAGTTGACAcaaaaaattttagagaataaTCCCCAGGAAAATCGTTTTCAAATCGAAGTGCAACGCCAAACAAACTTAGATACAAGTATTCTGTTTATGGTATGTCAGCCCTAAAATAACTTGACAAATCTGAGTGTATCCCAGTGGCAGATCCGGGGGACCCAACCCCCTGACGTAGTGGTGGATTTTTGGTTGTGTCCGCTGGCTCTGGTTTGGGTCGGGACgaaatttattcttttgtaattggtttttaatagtttttaattattacgactgtttctttttgcaaacaagtttgaaacaaggtttcagttactttgtgctgtctctgttagattttactaaagACGTATACTGCCAGAAAGTATTTAATTacatttaggtttatcaagagAATCTGTCCGTTTTACAACAAAAGCCAACCcggaggcgaaaatcttcatttcgtaataacaaggaggggaaatttaaaatcctaacttctttaggcttcgaaatgatattttaggattgtgctgtcacaacggggctaaaaagcaaaatattaattctttttacaaaatttgttttcgagtcttgctattCCACTGAGGCAAAATAATTCATATGATTGCTTTTTTGGGCTGTCTGTCTTAGTTTTTTGGGTTGGCTTTTTTTGCGAAGCagggtggtttttacaacattgtcGTTTTTAGGCGATTTGtgtaatagaaattaaatgtaTGAAAAGTGCAAAAATTGCTAgtttaaattttggattttggtaagcaaatggtggccactttactgcctattttcatctaattaaagctctacATTATATGACAAATCACCTCTgctcatcctaaaacattaaaattaaggCTATGttctttaaactttaataaaggtttgtataagtatatacttaaaattaaGTCTGTGAGgcaaaatactccttcaaaggtaGGAGTAATCGTTTAAGAAGAACAGATTTTCGAAAAGCTGTTTATATAAGAAGGCAAAtaatgatgtgttttttttgttttatttagctcgtatagatgggtctctgaattctcagtttgaatcagtgaAATGGCAAtggcattgatttttttcaaacatttactaataaaaaaattataaaaaggggaaattttcaCAGCTTGAGTTAACCACAGAAACAGAATGCAACtgcaatattacttcagaatttctcaccttctcaattGAATATATGGGTTAAATATACTTGtccataaaattttctaaactgctatatataccgaGAGggtttttatagttattttggcacatgccatccaatcatatttctacgattaattatttataaatcaaaatttctacaggaaaattctcttacttagtgctaaatctgagtcaaatttcaaattttcatctttgtgctcaacagacatatCGAGATCTAAACATTTGAATTGATTATATGAAAatatcaagattaaaaaaaaaataattagaaatctcCAAAGCTTGAAACCATGAGAActtaaatcaccaatctatagcctacctatcaaatacaaagataacaaatacgtaactatttgttttttaaggagtatttcgactcatatattTAGTTTGAGGCACATACCTACATGTACCTTTAatagagtttttatttttctgatgattttggcctttattcgaatattttaggatgaatagtagaggaaatactaacgaagagctctaaatTTACATGACTCTAGACTGACAGGACTTGCCATTATAAACGTTCaccgaaatattgaggtagacatcgaccaTGTAATGAATAGATATGGCGGGAGTAGAAACAGAGAAACAGACTTTTTcctataaaattgtgaattctgtaatctaagcaaaatatattcaaCTTTAAAAAGCGGAAAGATACGCTATGttgttatgaaaaataaaattttgattagtaaatttttgagatttcgttGAAGTTGACACTGTTAATTAagacactatttttaaaagaaacagtgattagttaatgctttattgcctatacttaaaactctcgttttaaatgtcttctacgcatttctatctcttcgttctgtttttTATGTTACATTCCTAAcagaactagtatttaatgtttgatatatcttttatgaATATACAAGTTGTGTCTTTATTCTTATTTCCTATTATGCCTCATGCCTCAAGCTATGACAAAATTTATTGAATTGCTACTCAGTTGATAAAAAGGCATAAAAATATAGACATGCTAGTTCTAATATAGTATGTTTTGGGTTGTACAACTGCAATTATTGGGTGGTGTTTAATttccttattttgttttttctcttcctaAATAAATGCCTGTTCTTTGCTATatcaacaacttttttttttaaatatactctgcaacaaaataaaacagaagatCTCACTTGGAAAGACATTGTATAGACttacaaacactgacaaatCTTGTTACAAGGAGCTTCAAAAAAGGGCCTAATGACGTTTTCTGAATATACTGATGAATATATGAAAAAGCTCAGAACATAGCCTGTCACGGAAAAGGGGCAGATAGGCATTTTCGCAGGGTTATGGGATCTGGATCTTATATTTCAGTCCTTAGACCTGGCTTTATTAGTCCATGAAAACATTACTAGAGATTACCAGGATAAGAAAAGCTGCTAAACAAAACACTATCGTTAAGAAACCACAGATCGTATTTACAAAAGTACTGTTAGCTTTCAGATGCtctgttttattcttgtttggtTCTCCACAAACAAACCCTACCTTTGTCTTTTGTTCAGTTTAGAGAGACATTAATTTAATGCTAATATTTGTACTTTCTTTTCTCctattttatgtaaaaaaaagttttttacaataaaaagagaaaatcagCCATTATTAATTTGTTCTCCTGAGGTAATCTTAGCCTAGACCGATCCTCTTAGTTGTTGCAGGAAACTACCCTTGTCAAACATGCCTCAGAAAACATTAGACATATTTTTGGCGAATCAAACTACTAAGTACTTtacttaataaaagaaaaatactttcaaGTAACTTAGAGAGCTagaatcaggtatttttaagtaacaattTGTTTTCTGTGACCTTACACCTTAAGAGAGTAGCCAACAATCGGTGGAAAGAATAGCTACATGACAACAGTACTAGCAATCCTAGGTAAGTTGTTCGTATTAAAGTACATCTTTCATGCGTTTCCATTCATATATGAGAACCAGAGATGTATTATCTAGATAAACAccagataatttaaaaaaaaaacattaaaatatgcaAGCAGGCAAGCAGTCACTATTGATCTCACAAGGAAGATGGAATCAAGGATTCACTCATTTCGTTTTTTGACTCAATATATTCATAATTCAACCTATCAATAATTAAAccctaattcttttttctttcaatgaaaaattaaagatataaaaattatttttcattgagaAGGAGGGATAGGCAAAGAGATTATGACTAGCCTACAGAAATTAAAGCATATGTCCTGCAATTTCAAAGCTTCTGAGGTCTGATCCTACAGAAGAAATCAAAGATCTTCTAAGAGTTAACTACTTAGAATTAAATGGCATCAAAGCTACtggaatttaaattaaatacacaaaaataatttcactAAGTAACCACAGGgtgtttgaatagaaataaacatatattacCATGAGAAATAACTATTGCACCCATTTAATCATGTTATACTTACTATTTCAGGTAAGGCTTTGATGAACATAGCAATTTCCTTAAGATTACATTCAATATACTCTCGTAACAGCATGAACATATTCTCATCTTCAATATCACCAACAACTGACACAGAGTACGAACTCTCTAATGTCCCACAATCAGTAACATACTCATCGACATAAAATGTTGAACAAAtcataactgaataaaaatcagGAACAACAAAGTAAGATGATTTAATGAGATTCAACTCCTCAATGCCTGGTTTACTAAGGCAAGCTATCACAGTATGCTCAGTTACATATTTCACAGTATCACAAAGGAACACTTTCATTCTACCTTCCTCTTCTGGTAGATTCAAGTTAAAAAGATTATGAGATAAATCAGTTTCAAGAACTGCATATTGACTAGACTCTAATTGTCCTGAATCAAATGCTCCACTAACTGAATCACTATTATTAGTTTGCCCTGATGCTCCACAAGAGACAACAACAATACTATTTGAAGAGCTTCTATCACTAACACATACTATTTCAGGAGATTCTTCTCTGTCAAATTCGAAGTTTTCTGCTTCCCAAGCTTCGTCTAATTCATCTGTATCATTCCCAGCTTCTCCTGCCCATGAGAATTTCAAGCCAGTGGTACAAgaaaattcatcatttgatcTTGGTCCCCATACTTTCAGCGTTCTAGGACCAACTACATTGTCCCATTTGGCAAGGACTACAGCTGAAATCATGATCTTTGGATCTGGAATATGCAACAACATAAAATAATGCAATAAAGCCACAGAGTTCCATATTAGcaacagcaaaaaaatatatcaggCTCTGATCAGAAAATCAAACTCGGAAGTTAAGACTTGGTCAACTctataatatttaattgaaaaatgcctttatgACAGGAACCAGAAAAATATTCCAtcgaatttttggaaaaactgCATTTTATAGCTTGATCATTATTTTATAGAAAGAAACCTCTCATAAAACATGGGAGATAATTTGCTGTTGACTAGGTATACACTATTAtagaacaattttaaagaatggCTTTTCTAGCCAATGATCAGcaactattcaataaaaaagaagaaaacaaaatttcagttgAATCTTAAACTTAGAAAACTGTT is part of the Artemia franciscana chromosome 1, ASM3288406v1, whole genome shotgun sequence genome and harbors:
- the LOC136031791 gene encoding uncharacterized protein LOC136031791 isoform X3, which produces MISAVVLAKWDNVVGPRTLKVWGPRSNDEFSCTTGLKFSWAGEAGNDTDELDEAWEAENFEFDREESPEIVCVSDRSSSNSIVVVSCGASGQTNNSDSVSGAFDSGQLESSQYAVLETDLSHNLFNLNLPEEEGRMKVFLCDTVKYVTEHTVIACLSKPGIEELNLIKSSYFVVPDFYSVMICSTFYVDEYVTDCGTLESSYSVSVVGDIEDENMFMLLREYIECNLKEIAMFIKALPEIDNLVDDIRLDSRVNKMLYHVRSLMKQSFPSLVKAELLRNLLIQADFDCILTSHLQTFGNSYVCGDKYPLVEQIASFLRRFLWDDSQKQRCRIISDMEHECFIPFLVMSSQE
- the LOC136031791 gene encoding uncharacterized protein LOC136031791 isoform X2 translates to MISAVVLAKWDNVVGPRTLKVWGPRSNDEFSCTTGLKFSWAGEAGNDTDELDEAWEAENFEFDREESPEIVCVSDRSSSNSIVVVSCGASGQTNNSDSVSGAFDSGQLESSQYAVLETDLSHNLFNLNLPEEEGRMKVFLCDTVKYVTEHTVIACLSKPGIEELNLIKSSYFVVPDFYSVMICSTFYVDEYVTDCGTLESSYSVSVVGDIEDENMFMLLREYIECNLKEIAMFIKALPEIIASFLRRFLWDDSQKQRCRIISDMEHECFIPFLYVQGYVFSRMKKKPSVREILMNVYPITQIDLSVSPVVTIQSSSYVDHNQRRRKSTKKQSKNLVQTLTMKTGKNKRVQNQPSRLVSALLEKLVSNGSSQWEDVIKRFKRSLFLKASHLLSAKDGLEKNELNVQDAVIKRDGLRDLLMMKVGPTHSDFLIILAVAEYLRPGIYEELYRNTDS
- the LOC136031791 gene encoding uncharacterized protein LOC136031791 isoform X1, which produces MISAVVLAKWDNVVGPRTLKVWGPRSNDEFSCTTGLKFSWAGEAGNDTDELDEAWEAENFEFDREESPEIVCVSDRSSSNSIVVVSCGASGQTNNSDSVSGAFDSGQLESSQYAVLETDLSHNLFNLNLPEEEGRMKVFLCDTVKYVTEHTVIACLSKPGIEELNLIKSSYFVVPDFYSVMICSTFYVDEYVTDCGTLESSYSVSVVGDIEDENMFMLLREYIECNLKEIAMFIKALPEIDNLVDDIRLDSRVNKMLYHVRSLMKQSFPSLVKAELLRNLLIQADFDCILTSHLQTFGNSYVCGDKYPLVEQIASFLRRFLWDDSQKQRCRIISDMEHECFIPFLYVQGYVFSRMKKKPSVREILMNVYPITQIDLSVSPVVTIQSSSYVDHNQRRRKSTKKQSKNLVQTLTMKTGKNKRVQNQPSRLVSALLEKLVSNGSSQWEDVIKRFKRSLFLKASHLLSAKDGLEKNELNVQDAVIKRDGLRDLLMMKVGPTHSDFLIILAVAEYLRPGIYEELYRNTDS